The Leisingera daeponensis DSM 23529 genome includes the window CCGCGCAGCATGACCGACGCCGCGATATCGCTCAGCATCCTGGTGCCGAAGCTGTCGATCACATCCAGCAGGCTGACATCCAGGATGACCTTGGTCGCCGACAGGCGCGCAACCTCAAGCAAAATTTGGTTCTGCATCTCCTGGATGTCGCTGTCCGACAGCTCCTCCTGCACCGCTGCTATCAGCAGATCGCCCTGGCTGATGATGGGGACACGCCGGACCACCCTAGCGCTCCAGAAGCTTGCGCGCGGTTTCAACACCCCGCTCAAGATCTCCCGCCGGGTTCAGCGCCTCGCCGGTCACGCCGATCTTGACCAGGGACTGCGCCACTTCGGCGCTGATGCCCGTCAGCACGGAATGCGCGCCCATCAGGCGGGTAGCCGTCATGGTCTGGATCAGATGATTGGCGACCATGCTGTCGACCGCAGCCACCCCGGTAATATCGAGCACCACCGCGCGGGCATTCTGCTCCCGGATTGCATCAAGGATCTGCATTGTCAGAAGCCGCGACCGGTGACTGTCGAGCACGCCGACCACAGGCACCAGCAGCAGCCCCGCCTGCAGGCGCAGCACCGGCGTCGGCAGCTCGCTCAACTGGCGTTCGCGCTGTTCGATCGCATCGCTCCGGGCGGCCGAGAAAGCTTCGATCGTCATGGCCTGATGGCACGCCGCCGCCTTGCGCAGCGCTTTCTCGGTCTCCAGCGCGCTGGCTTCGTCTTCGGCCTCCTGACGCAGCAGATCGCAGATCCGGTTGATGGCAAAGGTATAGAGGCCCAGATAGAAACTTGGCGAGATGCCATAGTTTTCATTGAACAGCCCGGCGCGCCTGCGGTCCTGAAAGGATTTCTGGTCGAGGCCCGCCTCAAAAAGCTCCAGCAGATGCCGCCGCTGCTCGTCGCGGACGTCCTGCATGCCGTGCGGAGGGCCATCGCCGCCGGGGCGGTCGTACCCGCCCTCGCGGCTGTAGAATTCTTCCAGGATCGCCTCGATATTCTGTTCGGCCAGAGGCAGCAGGCCGGACACCCGGACCCGGTCGTCCTGGCTTACATCGAACCACCCCCATACCTCCCGCAGCCCCTTGGACGGGGATTGGAGTGTCGAAGAAATGACCTCGTTCATGGCGCCCTCGCAACGATGGATATGCCCCACGAGAGTCCGGCGATATCCTTAACGAAGACCTAAGGGGCTCAGGAACCGTCAATAATTCGCCGTAAAATCAGTGCGTTGAAACTGGTTGCGGCCAGCCCGGGGATTGTCCCTCCCTGCGAGGCCAGCTGACGCCCCGGGTTCAGAGCCCGCCCCGCCCGCCGCGCCGGGCCGCCCTGCTCCAAATTGCACTGCGTGCGTTCGGGAAAATGAAGGAAAGAACCCGGCCAGGTTTGAGCTTCGGTCCTGCTCAGCACGGATGTTTCAGCCAACAGGCGGAGCGGGCTTGTTCAGGCGAACCGGCCTCGTCAGCAGGCAAAGGGCAACCCAACCTAAGCCATTGTTTTAAAAAAACCACCGGCCGCGCCGCGGCCGGTGGTCATTAAACCCATGTCGGAATGGTCAAAGAACCCCCAAAATGGTCATTTTATCGCGGATCTCACAACAACTCTGTCGGTACCACTGAAAAAATGCCATTGATGCCCGCCCCCTCCCCGCAAGCCATTGTTTTTAAACAACCCATATCTGCGCGAATTTGGCCGGGGCGGCTTTTCTGCCATTTTCCACGGGATTATTTGCCATCGAAAGTTCCAGAAAAATGCCGCCCGAAGGCGGCAATCTGGGTGGTGCATGCGTTGGGAGGTCAGATTCCCAAGGATTCCGGCAGGTCAGCCCTTCGATACAGAATCGCGCCCAGGGTCTTCGGGTCGAAAGCCGGCGTCACTTCATGAGCTGCCAGCATCTGTTTCAACTGAGGCTGTTTGCATTTCGCCTCAATCAGAAGGCTTTTGAAGGTCACATACCTGCTGCGAAAGCAAGCCATGGCGGCGGGTGTGACCCATGCATCTCCTTCGCCCGGAACGCTGACAGTTTTCAGAACCCTCTCGCAGAACTGGCCTGAGATCAGCCGCTTGCCAGCAACCGCTCCGATGCCCAGCATCATGAACGCAAGACCGGCACTCATGCCAGGCCGGCCCCGCGGAGTGAGGGATTTCACCTCCCGCGGATCGACCAGGAGGCCGCTGAGGCCGGGCTTTTTTTCCAGCCGCATGACACGCTGTAGCCGACCACCGAACACGGCCGAGAGGATCAGCTGAATCTTCTTCCGGCTGATTTCTGCACTTTTCGCCAGGCTGACCAAGTTTTCAGGCGCATCGGCGACAGGAGTGGCAATTCGCTCAATGCGGGCAAGAAGCGCGTCTACATGCTCACGGTCGACCGCCCGGCTGATCTTGCCCAGCTTCAGGCCACCGTCGTGCAACGGAGTTAGCAGCCCTTCGTCAATCAGAGCTGCAACCATGGGCCGGGACGCATTGAGAATTTTTGGAAGCAATGTGACCGCAACAGCCCGTTTCATCTCTGCAGCTACCGCCTTGCCAATCTCATAGTCCACAAGCACATGGGAGGCCGGCCGCTTCGCTTCATCCTCTTGAATCACACCTTTCGCCCGCAGCACATCCTTGAAGGCGACATCATGCACGCCCTCAGACGCGGCCAGAGAAGCGATATTGCGGTGGCGCGGTTGCACCCCGGATTTCCCGAGCAGTGGCTGTCCTGCCTTCACATCAAAATTGTCCAGTATGTGCTCGCGCAGGATGCCCCGGATCGGTCCCGGTTCTTTGGACAATTTGGTCCGGGCAAGCCAAGAGTAGAGCATGCCGTAAGTCCTGTCCCGGATTTGGCACCTGGTTGCTGGGTGTCTCGCATCGGCCAGGATCACATCCAATGCCTCTCTAATGCTTGCCTGCCCTCCGGAAACATAAACCCATCCAGTCCGGCCCGCTTCATCCCATTCCAACTCTTTGAGGCCGCCGCCTTTTGCATCCGCACCAAACTTGAGCACTGCTCCCAATACCTCTGTGGCGCGGACCGCTTGTTCGATCCCCTGACCATCAAGCCACTCCGGCCCCTTGACACCATCAAGAAGCCCGATGACATAATCCTGAAGTGGCGACGGCGGACGTTTCGGCGATGACGCGGCCAAGGCAAGCAGCTCCGCACCTGTTTCCGGCACCAGCACCCGCAACTCCCGGGCCTTGTTGTCCCAGGCATCGCGCCTCCGCTGAATCAGGGGCAACTGATGGTGCGGGCAAATCCTGACCGGAGTAAATAGCCAGTTCAACCGCGCGCGCCGCCGCGCGTGGGGACGGTTTGCTCCGCTTTCATCTTCTGCAAGGCAGGCGGGGCAAAAGCGTGTTACGGCTCCCGTCATGAATTCCTTGGAAAAGACCTCACAACGCAGCGAAAAACGCATACGCCCCAGGCTGCGGATGGTGTTGTACTCCACTACTTTGTGGTCCTGACCGGCCAGTTCACACAGAGGCCTGATCGCGTCTGCATGCCCGCCCGCGAGCCGCATGAGCGGAACGTCCATGTCATTGAGGAACGGCCGGAGACCGCCACCAGTGTGGAAGGCGGCAAGACGCGCAGCCCAAGACAGCGGCGTCTCGCCGTGTGCAAACGAGAGAGAGGGATACAGCTTGTCCATGGTCATGCCCTCTCCCTCTGCTTCCGCTTGCGTTTGACCCGTTTCCTGGGTTCTTCCTCCTCATCGGACGCATCCGGGTCGATCGTCCACCATTCCGGAGCCTCGAACACATTCTGGTCGAGCGCGCATCCCTCATCGAACGCCCAGGCTTCCGAGAAATGCCAGATATCCAGGGCCGCGTCGTCCTGGTTCAGCGCCTGCTCGATTGCCGCATTGATGGTCTCGATACAGCGTCCGAACCTGTAGCGGGAGGCATGGAACAGCCTGTCGACCAGATCCTCCTGCTGAGGCGGCTCCAGTTCCGCGCGGGCGCAGTACTGCTCGATCAGGGCGGCGAACTGTTCCTTGTCTGTATGCACTGCGACCGGTTTCAGGTTGATGGTGGAAAACCGGCGCTTAACCTGCGCGTCCGTGCGGATGATTTCCCGGAGCCTTTCGGTGCCGGACAGGATCACGATCACCGGGTGCTCCCCCTGCATCAGCGTCTTCACAGCCCTGAGGATCAGGTTCCGGTCGGCACAGAACAAGTCATGCGCCTCGTCGATCCACAGGACAGCGATGCCGAGCATGTGGAGCCGTTCACGGAACACCTGGAGCTGGCTCCAGACCTCACTGCGGCCGGACTTTAAGGGGTAGCCGCTGCGGGTCAAAAGCTCCTGCGTCACGCTCTTCAGAGTCGCGGGACTCGGCACCACTATATCCAAATACAGCGAATGCCCCTCCGGCTTCTGGGAGAACACGGGGTGACGGAAAAGGCCGCGCTGCACCAGAGTGGATTTGCCGCCGCCGGGCCCGTCGATCACCAGAATACCGCGCGTCTCTCCCGTGGAGGTGAAGCGCAAAGCCTCGGGCAGCAGTTTGCCCGAGGTATCGCGTTTCAGGAGCCGGTCGAGGTGGGACGCGAATTCCGCGTCCCTGGGAGATCCGACATGAAGGTTGCGCAGGGTTTCCAGCGTGTCGGCGATCTTTGCATGGTCAGTCATGATCAGTTGTCCTCGATGGTCAGGTTGGAAGGTTTGGTTCCACGGCGTGCAGAGGCCGGTTTCTTGCTGGCGGTTTTCTCGGTTTCGCTGGTTTCCGCTTCTGGGGCAGGGAAAGAACTGCCGATGCCGTCCTTGGCCTTCAGCAACGGCTTGTGTTTGCCAAATTGGACGCCCCGGAAGATGCGATTTTCCTCGCGCGCAATGCGCTCCGGAGACCAGTCCTCGACCACCAGATTGGCCAGCGCCATGGCCTCGGCATTGCGCTCGGAGATCGCCTTGATTGCCTTTTGAACAACCTCGGTGTTGATCCGGTTGGCTTTCGGGTTCCTGGACCGTACGTCCCGGGTGGCCGACAGCCAGATCTGCGCGGGAACGCCATCAAGCTCATGGTCGATGGCAAGAACAGTGTACCAGTTGCTGCCAAGCCGCACTTCGATGGCGCCGATGTCCTTGGGGTGCCAGCGCACGTCGACATCGCATTTGTCTTTGCGCAGCATCCAGTCGGCCAGCCGTTCCGAATGGTAGCGGACGCCAAGAACGGTCAGGCCTTCCTTGCTGAGTACGCGCGTCATCCGGTGACCGAAGACGAGGCGGCTGCGGCGCATGTCCGGAGACGGCCGGACGCCCCATTTCCCCATCAAACGGCGCCAGCATGCCGCGGGCGTCTCACCGCCCAACCCGCGGTGCGGGTTGTTGTGGTAAATGTCGACAATCCAGCGCACGAGAACGAAGACCAGGTCGTCCAGCGTCAG containing:
- a CDS encoding STAS domain-containing protein — translated: MVRRVPIISQGDLLIAAVQEELSDSDIQEMQNQILLEVARLSATKVILDVSLLDVIDSFGTRMLSDIAASVMLRGAKIAIVGIRPEIAMAMVLLGLKLENIPTALNLDHGIAILRDRP
- a CDS encoding STAS domain-containing protein, which encodes MNEVISSTLQSPSKGLREVWGWFDVSQDDRVRVSGLLPLAEQNIEAILEEFYSREGGYDRPGGDGPPHGMQDVRDEQRRHLLELFEAGLDQKSFQDRRRAGLFNENYGISPSFYLGLYTFAINRICDLLRQEAEDEASALETEKALRKAAACHQAMTIEAFSAARSDAIEQRERQLSELPTPVLRLQAGLLLVPVVGVLDSHRSRLLTMQILDAIREQNARAVVLDITGVAAVDSMVANHLIQTMTATRLMGAHSVLTGISAEVAQSLVKIGVTGEALNPAGDLERGVETARKLLER
- a CDS encoding TniQ family protein — translated: MTMDKLYPSLSFAHGETPLSWAARLAAFHTGGGLRPFLNDMDVPLMRLAGGHADAIRPLCELAGQDHKVVEYNTIRSLGRMRFSLRCEVFSKEFMTGAVTRFCPACLAEDESGANRPHARRRARLNWLFTPVRICPHHQLPLIQRRRDAWDNKARELRVLVPETGAELLALAASSPKRPPSPLQDYVIGLLDGVKGPEWLDGQGIEQAVRATEVLGAVLKFGADAKGGGLKELEWDEAGRTGWVYVSGGQASIREALDVILADARHPATRCQIRDRTYGMLYSWLARTKLSKEPGPIRGILREHILDNFDVKAGQPLLGKSGVQPRHRNIASLAASEGVHDVAFKDVLRAKGVIQEDEAKRPASHVLVDYEIGKAVAAEMKRAVAVTLLPKILNASRPMVAALIDEGLLTPLHDGGLKLGKISRAVDREHVDALLARIERIATPVADAPENLVSLAKSAEISRKKIQLILSAVFGGRLQRVMRLEKKPGLSGLLVDPREVKSLTPRGRPGMSAGLAFMMLGIGAVAGKRLISGQFCERVLKTVSVPGEGDAWVTPAAMACFRSRYVTFKSLLIEAKCKQPQLKQMLAAHEVTPAFDPKTLGAILYRRADLPESLGI
- a CDS encoding TniB family NTP-binding protein translates to MTDHAKIADTLETLRNLHVGSPRDAEFASHLDRLLKRDTSGKLLPEALRFTSTGETRGILVIDGPGGGKSTLVQRGLFRHPVFSQKPEGHSLYLDIVVPSPATLKSVTQELLTRSGYPLKSGRSEVWSQLQVFRERLHMLGIAVLWIDEAHDLFCADRNLILRAVKTLMQGEHPVIVILSGTERLREIIRTDAQVKRRFSTINLKPVAVHTDKEQFAALIEQYCARAELEPPQQEDLVDRLFHASRYRFGRCIETINAAIEQALNQDDAALDIWHFSEAWAFDEGCALDQNVFEAPEWWTIDPDASDEEEEPRKRVKRKRKQRERA